The DNA region ATCTCTATCGCCGCAGGCATCCCCATCGCGCGCATAGAAGCGGCGTTGCCTGCGATGACACCCGTCGTGCGGGTGATGCCCAACACGCCCGCACAAGTGCTGGCTGGGGCAAGTGCTGTCGCGTTGGGCACCCATGCAACTGAAACGCACCGCCACATCGCTCACGCCATTTTTTCCGCTGTCGGCATCGTCGTGGATGTGCCCGAAAAATTGCTGGACGCTGTGACGGCGCTGTCTGGCAGCGGACCAGCGTATGTCTTTGTGTTCGCTGAAGCGTTGGCGGATGCCGGCGTGCAAGCGGGGTTGCCCCGCGACATCGCATTGCGATTGGCGGCGCAGACCCTGTTGGGGGCTGCCAAGATGTTACTGAAAACAGGTAAGCACCCCGGCGAACTCAAGGACATGGTGACTTCACCTGCTGGCACGACGATTGCAGCGTTGTCCGTGCTGGAG from bacterium HR17 includes:
- the proC gene encoding Pyrroline-5-carboxylate reductase — encoded protein: MSDILSDKTLAIIGVGAMGSALMRGLLQSKAMTAEQIVAADVDAGRLEPAATLGVQGTTDNKAAVRRSDIVLLCVKPQVIGEVLADIAPVIVPQRHCIISIAAGIPIARIEAALPAMTPVVRVMPNTPAQVLAGASAVALGTHATETHRHIAHAIFSAVGIVVDVPEKLLDAVTALSGSGPAYVFVFAEALADAGVQAGLPRDIALRLAAQTLLGAAKMLLKTGKHPGELKDMVTSPAGTTIAALSVLERHAFRGAVIEAVAAAFQRANELAKEST